Proteins from a genomic interval of Terriglobales bacterium:
- a CDS encoding nuclear transport factor 2 family protein gives MTPEQFRGTLQGLADAWSKKDYERAASHFAPDVKYGDPTRYLFANRDELLAFFRNDEGYDQLTEWHHVLFDEKAQIGAVEYTYQGTYRYHGVVLIKLAGDKITHWREYQHISPKGWREFVGATWF, from the coding sequence ATGACACCAGAACAGTTCAGGGGCACGCTGCAAGGTCTCGCTGACGCCTGGTCGAAGAAAGACTACGAGCGGGCGGCGAGTCACTTCGCCCCGGATGTGAAGTACGGCGATCCCACCCGCTATCTTTTCGCCAACCGGGATGAGCTGCTGGCCTTTTTTCGCAATGATGAAGGTTATGATCAGCTGACGGAATGGCATCACGTGTTGTTTGACGAGAAGGCTCAGATAGGCGCAGTCGAGTACACGTATCAGGGCACCTACCGCTATCATGGCGTCGTGTTAATCAAGCTAGCTGGAGACAAGATCACGCACTGGCGCGAGTATCAGCACATTTCCCCTAAAGGCTGGCGGGAGTTCGTGGGCGCGACGTGGTTTTGA